The following proteins are encoded in a genomic region of Alphaproteobacteria bacterium:
- the hpnE gene encoding hydroxysqualene dehydroxylase HpnE, with translation MNRRCHIVGAGLAGLAAAVMLVREGFSVALYEAAGQAGGRCRSFHDRTLECQIDNGNHLVMLGNTATFAYLDAIGSRDGLVSTGAAFPFLDLATGERWTVRPNRGRLPWWFLAPSRRVAGTRPLDYLAALRLAFAGPEATVESVLANPPTVYRRLWEPLATSALNTDPGEGAASLLWPVLTQTFLRGADFCRPFVADVGLGPTFVEPALALLAQSGVEVQLNWRLRALEGEGDWVTRLDTSQGSVAIAKGEGVVLAVPPASAVSLLAGLSAPTESRAIVNVHFRLDTPPRLPEDARFLGLVGGTAQWIFVRDDVVAVTVSAADTLAARDNAAIAAAVWQDLAQALALPSESMPPHRVINERRATFAQTPAAARARPGPKTAFANLWLAGDWTDTGLPATIESAIRSGQAAARLAATSP, from the coding sequence ATGAACCGGCGGTGCCATATCGTTGGCGCCGGGCTTGCCGGCCTCGCTGCCGCGGTGATGCTGGTGCGCGAAGGCTTTTCGGTCGCGCTCTACGAAGCGGCGGGCCAAGCCGGCGGCCGCTGCCGCTCCTTCCACGACCGTACCCTCGAGTGCCAGATCGACAATGGCAATCACCTCGTGATGTTAGGCAACACGGCGACCTTCGCCTATCTCGATGCCATTGGGTCACGCGACGGTCTGGTCAGCACGGGGGCGGCATTTCCCTTTCTCGACCTCGCGACAGGTGAGCGCTGGACCGTGCGTCCCAATCGCGGCCGCTTGCCCTGGTGGTTTCTGGCGCCTTCGCGCCGCGTCGCCGGCACGCGGCCGCTCGACTATCTGGCGGCGCTCAGGCTTGCTTTTGCAGGGCCTGAGGCCACGGTCGAGTCGGTGCTCGCCAATCCCCCGACGGTCTATCGCAGGCTGTGGGAGCCGCTGGCGACCTCGGCCCTCAACACCGACCCGGGTGAAGGTGCGGCGTCGTTGCTTTGGCCGGTACTGACCCAGACCTTCCTGCGCGGCGCCGACTTCTGCCGGCCCTTTGTCGCCGATGTTGGCCTTGGCCCGACCTTTGTCGAGCCGGCCCTGGCGTTGCTGGCGCAGTCGGGCGTGGAGGTACAGCTCAATTGGCGTCTTCGGGCGCTTGAAGGGGAGGGCGATTGGGTGACGAGACTCGATACGTCCCAGGGCAGCGTGGCTATAGCAAAAGGCGAGGGTGTCGTGCTGGCGGTGCCGCCGGCAAGTGCCGTCAGCTTGCTTGCTGGGCTTTCTGCGCCGACCGAGAGCCGCGCCATCGTCAACGTTCACTTCCGCCTCGATACGCCGCCGCGCCTGCCAGAGGATGCGCGTTTCCTCGGCCTGGTGGGTGGTACGGCGCAATGGATTTTCGTTCGCGACGACGTCGTCGCAGTCACGGTCAGCGCAGCCGATACCTTAGCTGCGCGCGACAACGCTGCGATCGCGGCTGCGGTTTGGCAAGATTTGGCCCAGGCTTTGGCCCTGCCGTCCGAGTCCATGCCGCCGCATCGGGTGATCAACGAGCGCCGGGCGACTTTCGCGCAGACACCTGCGGCGGCGCGTGCTCGGCCGGGGCCGAAGACGGCATTCGCCAATCT